Proteins encoded in a region of the Teredinibacter purpureus genome:
- the accB gene encoding acetyl-CoA carboxylase biotin carboxyl carrier protein, translated as MDIRKIKKLIELLEESNVEELEIKEGEESVRISRGSNNAPVPMQPMYQQAPMAAAPPAAAPAPAPAPVAVPEATGHQVLSPMVGTFYRSPSPGSPSFMEIGQSVKTGDVICIVEAMKMMNQIEADKSGVIEAILVEDGEPVEFDQPLLVIA; from the coding sequence ATGGACATCCGCAAAATCAAGAAACTGATTGAACTGTTAGAAGAATCCAACGTAGAAGAGTTAGAAATTAAAGAAGGCGAAGAATCTGTTCGCATTAGCCGAGGCTCAAATAACGCCCCAGTACCAATGCAACCGATGTACCAACAAGCGCCAATGGCAGCTGCTCCACCCGCTGCTGCGCCAGCTCCAGCGCCTGCCCCCGTAGCCGTTCCAGAAGCCACCGGCCACCAAGTGCTCTCCCCCATGGTTGGCACCTTCTACCGTTCACCAAGCCCCGGTTCCCCTTCGTTTATGGAGATAGGCCAATCGGTTAAAACGGGTGATGTTATTTGTATCGTAGAAGCGATGAAAATGATGAACCAGATCGAAGCAGACAAGTCTGGCGTAATCGAAGCCATTTTAGTTGAAGATGGAGAACCGGTAGAGTTCGACCAGCCTTTATTGGTTATCGCTTAA
- the aroQ gene encoding type II 3-dehydroquinate dehydratase produces the protein MATILVLHGPNLNLLGTREPDVYGSTTLADINQHLTTLCIEKGHHLHALQSNAEYELIDRIHDAQNEGVDFIVINPAAFTHTSVALRDALAAVRIPFVECHLSNVFNREPFRHHSYFSDLANGVICGFGAQSYELALQAAFSHLENT, from the coding sequence ATGGCAACAATATTGGTTCTTCATGGCCCCAACCTCAATCTTTTAGGCACTCGCGAACCAGACGTTTATGGCAGCACCACCCTCGCCGATATCAACCAGCACCTCACCACGCTGTGCATTGAAAAAGGCCACCATCTACACGCTTTGCAGAGTAACGCCGAATATGAACTGATCGATCGTATTCACGACGCGCAAAACGAGGGCGTCGATTTTATTGTTATCAATCCAGCGGCCTTTACCCACACGAGCGTCGCCCTTCGCGACGCACTAGCCGCAGTGCGCATTCCTTTTGTTGAGTGCCACCTATCCAACGTATTTAACCGCGAACCGTTTCGCCATCATTCCTATTTTTCAGATTTGGCCAACGGTGTTATTTGCGGCTTCGGAGCACAAAGCTACGAACTGGCCCTTCAGGCCGCTTTTTCACACTTGGAAAACACTTAA